The following are encoded in a window of Terriglobales bacterium genomic DNA:
- a CDS encoding S24/S26 family peptidase produces the protein MAVVPTPESVRCELLAETVRRHGRARLRVQGTSMLPSLRPGDLLQIECRLPAEIEAGAIVLYAREQRLFAHRLLRKQVLGALVVRGDRLARPDPPVRPEELLGEVTWVQRGARGFAPARRPGWGAALLRLVSRFSDLPAGLWLRLACPGARVPLPEVVAETVAPR, from the coding sequence GTGGCTGTGGTACCTACGCCCGAGTCCGTCAGGTGCGAGCTGCTGGCGGAGACCGTACGCCGCCACGGCCGGGCCCGCCTGCGCGTGCAGGGCACCAGCATGCTTCCCAGCCTGCGCCCGGGTGACCTGCTCCAGATCGAGTGCCGCCTCCCCGCTGAGATCGAGGCCGGTGCCATCGTGCTCTATGCCCGCGAGCAGCGCCTGTTCGCCCATCGCCTGCTGCGGAAGCAAGTCCTCGGCGCGCTCGTGGTCCGCGGTGATCGCCTGGCCCGTCCCGATCCCCCGGTCCGGCCGGAAGAATTGCTGGGCGAGGTGACCTGGGTGCAGCGCGGAGCCAGGGGTTTCGCTCCCGCCCGCCGCCCCGGCTGGGGCGCGGCCTTGCTGCGCCTGGTCTCCCGCTTCTCCGACCTGCCCGCGGGACTGTGGCTGCGCCTTGCCTGCCCCGGGGCCCGCGTCCCT